Proteins encoded within one genomic window of Schaalia sp. HMT-172:
- a CDS encoding FHA domain-containing protein, whose product MRRRTWTPGGYPAAVTERGIFVLEPGHEALAQRFWELMVDGADLPVLLQELTSAFAANLASLPSFVAIIDEAGGAHIAVRGAFEVVVDGPEGPTSVAGGNVITWSEYRFRTHSGWRVATPVDDLGPEETPWQALSAVLPVSTLASGTVGEVACGTPADSPVKSVGWDEATPASSETLSSEPVSSASAVVTPDEVSPALGAPVPSAGAQATPEVSLTPDPAPADSGDAPADGEGSSADLSWLAEASSGSDEPTGDADDASFFAEDDDSPAAAFFAAAAAPFFEEEPLDSEVPAPLADDESDEPDAHPSAPLHDCEAPAAEALAQAESTGEETQIPWYDREEEAEESSPGDDRVSSGDAQPDPEPEEEQALSPAIDAEPGYAPGEQGSEDRVSPYEYLYDDVTRAGTVEDAAVRHVRNSDVIDDDPVPVPPPHGPFTGNAQEAHQEPTPALSPSLPISSVPLPATPAQPEPPLDVPPGGFFIDSVPGVSSDAHSTPTAKPSATYRRFMEATADGDHDGMTTLPQRARELRDYARHVNSEPDESSQSASVQVSSSAQASPAAVGPQVLAVLCEKGHPNATHASSCRICSSPLSSSSVTVPRPSLGRIVLSTGEEVALEQDIIIGRRPRSSAGAGRQPARLVIVPSPRKQISRSHCELRIDDWDVRLHDLGSNNGTYLTRPGQAPVRLDENVPTVLKPGDVVELGEEISFRMEE is encoded by the coding sequence ATGCGTAGACGCACGTGGACGCCCGGCGGCTACCCTGCCGCTGTGACCGAGCGCGGGATTTTCGTTCTGGAGCCGGGTCATGAGGCGCTCGCCCAGCGATTCTGGGAACTCATGGTGGACGGCGCAGACCTGCCTGTCCTGTTACAGGAACTGACGTCCGCGTTCGCCGCCAACCTGGCGTCGCTGCCCAGTTTTGTCGCAATCATCGACGAGGCCGGTGGCGCGCACATCGCGGTGCGCGGCGCGTTCGAGGTCGTCGTCGATGGACCCGAGGGGCCGACGTCCGTGGCCGGAGGCAACGTCATCACGTGGTCCGAGTATCGTTTCCGGACGCACTCGGGGTGGCGGGTTGCCACGCCGGTGGACGACCTCGGGCCAGAAGAAACGCCGTGGCAGGCGCTCAGCGCGGTTCTGCCCGTGTCCACGCTCGCGTCGGGCACGGTCGGCGAGGTAGCGTGCGGCACGCCCGCCGATTCTCCCGTCAAGTCCGTGGGCTGGGACGAGGCCACCCCCGCTTCTTCCGAGACTCTGTCCTCCGAGCCTGTGTCCTCCGCGAGCGCCGTCGTCACTCCGGACGAGGTCTCCCCCGCTCTCGGTGCACCCGTTCCCTCTGCGGGCGCGCAAGCGACCCCCGAGGTGTCGTTGACTCCTGATCCCGCCCCCGCCGATTCGGGCGACGCGCCTGCCGACGGCGAGGGTTCCTCCGCCGATCTCTCCTGGCTCGCGGAGGCCTCGTCCGGGTCTGACGAACCGACGGGTGACGCCGACGATGCTTCCTTCTTTGCCGAGGATGACGATTCCCCCGCCGCGGCCTTCTTCGCGGCGGCTGCGGCCCCCTTCTTCGAGGAGGAGCCCCTTGACTCTGAGGTGCCCGCCCCCCTCGCGGACGACGAATCTGACGAACCCGACGCGCACCCGTCGGCGCCCCTCCACGACTGCGAGGCTCCCGCAGCCGAAGCGTTGGCCCAGGCCGAGAGCACGGGGGAGGAAACGCAAATCCCCTGGTACGATCGCGAGGAGGAAGCGGAGGAATCCTCGCCGGGTGACGACCGCGTCTCCTCCGGTGACGCGCAACCGGACCCCGAACCCGAAGAGGAACAGGCATTATCCCCCGCCATCGACGCGGAGCCGGGGTACGCGCCCGGGGAGCAGGGCAGCGAGGATCGCGTCTCCCCCTACGAGTACCTCTACGACGACGTGACCCGTGCGGGAACCGTCGAAGACGCGGCCGTTCGCCACGTTCGAAACTCCGATGTCATCGACGACGACCCCGTTCCCGTTCCCCCACCCCACGGCCCGTTCACCGGTAACGCGCAGGAGGCTCACCAGGAACCCACCCCCGCCCTCTCCCCGTCCCTGCCCATCTCGAGCGTTCCGCTCCCGGCCACGCCCGCGCAACCTGAACCCCCGCTCGACGTGCCACCCGGCGGCTTCTTCATCGACTCCGTCCCCGGGGTCTCCTCGGACGCGCACTCGACCCCCACTGCGAAGCCGAGCGCGACCTACCGCCGCTTCATGGAGGCCACAGCCGACGGCGACCACGATGGGATGACGACGCTCCCTCAGCGCGCCCGCGAGCTACGCGACTATGCCCGCCACGTCAACTCTGAACCCGACGAGTCATCGCAGTCCGCGTCCGTGCAGGTCTCGTCATCCGCACAGGCCTCCCCCGCCGCGGTCGGTCCGCAGGTCCTGGCCGTCTTGTGCGAGAAGGGGCACCCGAACGCGACCCATGCCTCGTCGTGTCGGATCTGCTCGTCTCCGCTGAGTAGCAGCTCCGTCACCGTCCCGCGCCCCAGCCTGGGCAGGATCGTCTTGTCAACGGGGGAAGAAGTGGCACTGGAGCAGGACATCATCATCGGGCGTCGCCCGCGATCGAGCGCAGGGGCCGGTCGGCAACCCGCGCGCCTGGTCATCGTCCCAAGCCCCCGCAAGCAGATCTCACGCAGCCACTGCGAGCTACGGATCGACGACTGGGACGTACGCCTGCACGACCTGGGTTCCAATAACGGAACGTACCTGACGCGCCCCGGGCAGGCCCCCGTGCGCCTGGACGAGAACGTTCCCACGGTGCTCAAACCGGGAGACGTCGTCGAACTGGGTGAAGAGATCTCGTTCCGGATGGAGGAGTAA
- a CDS encoding FHA domain-containing protein, with the protein MYEMIVPGKYPVQVPPHLAGTVAVSLGRRLAWRILAIIIYGTLDVLLTFAPFYLLVIYRMSRDAFNTLNIVTGVMAFAWLGFVVIRLVRTGATPLMSLTGVRWVRVDTGAPAGWAGVGKLLLQSVIGTLTFGVGSIIICFASMDEINRTWFDRTLGIVSINTKAGRDPYKTPVTPQPQAPAQPVVQPWNATASAAASLPPVPSVPSAPPSAPMSTLLSAPPAPPTPEPEATHVPWASAASDPVPTPPTQVSAQASASAATAPSSDYIGSTPWSKSDSDAAASEPAATEQPLSFSPSSSTYSTSAQAPDSSLPQDDADDRTQLGVRYDTARVTFDTGVNYPFGGSIVLGRNPVAPASHPTASPIPVDDPDRTVSKTHVVLTATREGVLVEDLHSTGGTVVVRADGEETPVLPGVPVHARAGDTVRYGQRSVVIDG; encoded by the coding sequence ATGTATGAAATGATCGTTCCGGGCAAGTATCCCGTTCAGGTTCCTCCGCACCTGGCGGGAACCGTCGCGGTCAGCCTCGGGCGCCGACTGGCGTGGCGTATTCTCGCCATCATCATCTACGGCACGCTCGATGTATTGCTGACCTTCGCCCCCTTCTACTTGCTGGTCATCTACAGGATGTCACGGGATGCGTTCAACACACTGAACATTGTTACTGGCGTGATGGCTTTCGCATGGCTTGGCTTTGTGGTCATCAGGCTCGTGCGAACAGGGGCGACTCCTCTCATGAGCCTGACCGGCGTGCGCTGGGTGCGCGTTGACACGGGTGCCCCCGCAGGGTGGGCGGGCGTGGGAAAGCTCCTCCTGCAAAGCGTCATCGGTACGCTGACCTTCGGTGTCGGTTCCATCATCATCTGCTTCGCCAGCATGGACGAGATAAACCGGACGTGGTTCGACCGCACGCTGGGTATCGTCTCGATTAACACGAAGGCCGGACGCGACCCATACAAGACGCCCGTCACCCCGCAGCCGCAGGCGCCGGCGCAGCCGGTGGTCCAGCCGTGGAACGCGACGGCCTCGGCCGCTGCCTCCCTCCCTCCTGTACCGTCCGTGCCTTCCGCACCGCCGTCCGCGCCGATGTCCACGCTGCTGTCCGCGCCGCCCGCGCCTCCCACCCCGGAGCCAGAAGCGACGCACGTGCCGTGGGCAAGCGCCGCCTCTGACCCGGTGCCGACGCCACCCACGCAGGTCTCCGCGCAGGCATCCGCGTCGGCGGCCACGGCGCCATCCTCGGACTACATTGGCTCGACCCCGTGGTCGAAATCGGACTCCGATGCGGCTGCCAGCGAACCCGCGGCGACCGAGCAGCCGCTGTCCTTCTCGCCGTCCTCGTCCACCTATTCGACGAGCGCGCAGGCGCCTGATTCTTCCCTACCCCAGGACGACGCTGACGACCGCACGCAGCTCGGGGTGCGCTACGACACGGCTCGGGTCACCTTTGATACGGGCGTGAACTATCCATTCGGAGGCTCAATCGTGCTCGGGCGCAACCCGGTCGCCCCGGCCTCGCACCCCACCGCCTCTCCCATTCCCGTCGATGACCCGGATCGGACGGTATCGAAGACTCACGTCGTGCTGACGGCGACGCGTGAGGGTGTTCTCGTCGAGGACCTGCACTCGACCGGGGGAACGGTCGTCGTTCGTGCCGACGGTGAGGAAACGCCGGTCCTGCCCGGCGTTCCCGTCCACGCGCGCGCCGGAGACACCGTCCGCTACGGGCAGCGGAGCGTGGTCATCGATGGATAG
- a CDS encoding PP2C family serine/threonine-protein phosphatase: MDSAIAEAVGPAGARLVIAHAARTDVGRRRVRNEDSWGAAFPAYFVADGMGGNDAGDIASRAVVDAVCGSLELGAFATPALLSEAVSRAAASVCALGAGHRAPGSTLTGVAFQEYRGKPCAAVFNIGDSRTYLLSEGSFEQISVDHSEVQELLDAGCVTDVEARALPRRNVITRALGAGMSGDVAADIFMVPVHCGDRWVICSDGLSGEVTDALIEMIVRHVTDREQATDELIAQALGAGGKDNVTVIIVDVVEASPEWGQPSSGDETVDNDATLSGPTHAGLPSVSAQEGPHAHGVEECHA; this comes from the coding sequence ATGGATAGCGCAATCGCCGAGGCGGTCGGCCCGGCGGGCGCACGGCTCGTCATTGCGCACGCGGCCCGCACGGACGTGGGGCGTCGGCGCGTCCGCAACGAAGACTCGTGGGGTGCGGCCTTCCCCGCCTACTTCGTTGCGGATGGGATGGGCGGCAACGACGCGGGCGACATCGCGTCGAGGGCCGTGGTCGATGCGGTGTGCGGCTCGTTGGAACTCGGCGCGTTCGCGACGCCAGCCCTGCTGTCGGAGGCGGTTTCTCGCGCCGCGGCCTCGGTTTGTGCGCTGGGCGCCGGACACCGGGCCCCGGGGTCGACGCTGACGGGTGTTGCCTTCCAGGAGTATCGCGGCAAGCCCTGCGCGGCCGTGTTCAACATCGGTGATTCCCGTACCTATTTGCTCTCCGAGGGCAGCTTCGAGCAGATCTCCGTGGACCACTCCGAGGTGCAAGAACTCCTTGACGCGGGGTGCGTCACCGACGTCGAGGCCCGGGCGCTTCCCCGGCGCAACGTCATCACACGCGCGTTGGGGGCAGGAATGTCCGGCGATGTCGCCGCGGACATTTTCATGGTTCCCGTCCACTGCGGCGACCGGTGGGTCATCTGCTCCGACGGGCTGTCGGGGGAGGTGACGGACGCGCTCATCGAGATGATCGTGCGACACGTGACGGATCGCGAGCAGGCGACCGACGAGCTCATCGCTCAGGCGCTGGGCGCCGGAGGAAAAGACAACGTCACCGTCATCATCGTGGATGTTGTGGAGGCCTCGCCCGAGTGGGGGCAGCCGAGCAGCGGCGATGAGACGGTCGATAACGATGCGACCCTCAGTGGCCCGACTCACGCTGGCCTGCCGTCGGTGTCGGCGCAGGAGGGACCGCACGCACACGGAGTGGAGGAATGCCATGCGTAG
- a CDS encoding FtsK/SpoIIIE domain-containing protein, with translation MKIKLTLRGRGHSDNDLLVTTDSTATVGDVAAALASSGPSKSAGTLASPDSLTLRVLDPTDGRIASVLPSSAFVTETGLQSGSLVDIVSTKDAITAGGVAGELRVLDGNDRGMCVPLYFGGTTVGRAPSCTVMLNDRRVSKTHARITVGSCIEIHDLNSANGVLVGNHRVQHATVTPGDVILLGDTQIQLVQTKMPESTGESTDIGFIRSPQVIPHTSARTVKLPEAPTRPKPSRFPIIGLIAPLIMGVSMFLMTRQLTSLLFVVLSPVIMLGSWWDQRRQAKTEFAEAMEHFEDALRITHQDLEESRREDMESRHAQYPPIDQVIAGALRRDGSLWMRRPEHPEFLRFRLGQGTDVARVTIEGADQRSGLPEAIARVRALADEYSRVAHVPLVADLRASGGLGLCGPADILRQARGAIAAQLAAQYSPAEVIVTCLTSAERVDGWEWMKWLPHSSSPHSPFGSGIHLASDSTSGKVVLSQLEGLLEARSQGDPSEVCDRGPDVSSAPKEEASGEDSTKEYPNPIPAVVVFVDDVLVDRARLNRIAELGPDRGIYVVWMAPTFAELPAACRSFIAFNGAQASIGDVRASRALQDVSVDRVSDEELACLGRSLSPLFDAGVPVDDDSDLPGSISYVDLTGQELADDPNALIERWRASHSIIDRASGRPHKKIPAVPLAALVGQGASEPMQLDLRVHGPHALVGGTTGAGKSEFLQAWVLGMAQSVSPDRLTFLFVDYKGGSAFEQCTELPHTVGLVTDLSPYLVRRALTSLRAELRYRERLLSEKRAKDLVTLEKSGDPDCPPSLVIVVDEFAALVNEVPEFIDGVVDVAQRGRSLGLHLILATQRPAGVIKDNLRANTNLRVALRMADIDDSQDVLGDHMAAHFPQNTPGRAAAKTGPGRISVFQSAYPGARTTEGLKTTQVDIEALGFGMPQPWKTPEPPKPRDDVPTDISRVVGTIRAAAEKAQIRPPRKPWLPELAQTYNLAHLPQRSDDKIVLGVLDDPEEQTQEVEYFRPDQDGHIAYYGASGSGKTTALRSLAIAASITPRSGPVNVYALDFAGGGLDMLKKLPNVGDVIVGDDDERIAKLITMLGDIVEERSVSYKAINANHLTSYRELSGHKDEPRYLVLIDGIAAFAETYQLTGRYAAIWSRFQQVLSDGREVGVHFAVSADRPQAIPNSITASFQRKVVLRLTDEDAYLYFNLPRDVLSASSAPGRAMQVGNPNLLQLPILGTNVTDFAQAREIESLAGTRYMRQRTRPAPIRSLPLDIPAREVDLTVDGRPVIGVEAGSLAPMPLRPAGTVAITGPAQSGRTNMVRWLARSVHRAFPNAVMLHASARRSLVAREPLWAETAQGADKIASMLIKHAHLFEEEAPDNTPGVVLFVEGIGEFSFSACDQQLQDAIASSKANGHLVVAEADVSGWSFGGSLASGVRSGRTGIVLCPSPGEGENAVGVAVPGVSGREAVPGRGYFVQSGKQWKVQVPRV, from the coding sequence ATGAAAATCAAACTGACGCTGCGCGGGCGCGGACACAGTGACAACGACCTGCTGGTCACCACCGACTCAACTGCGACTGTCGGCGATGTCGCGGCTGCCCTCGCATCCTCGGGTCCGTCTAAGAGCGCGGGAACACTCGCTTCTCCGGATTCTCTGACCCTTCGTGTTCTGGATCCTACGGACGGGCGCATCGCTTCGGTTCTCCCCTCGTCTGCTTTCGTCACCGAGACGGGACTTCAATCGGGGTCTCTCGTCGACATCGTGTCGACGAAGGACGCGATCACAGCGGGCGGCGTCGCCGGCGAGCTGCGCGTCTTGGATGGAAATGACAGGGGCATGTGCGTGCCCTTGTACTTCGGCGGCACCACCGTGGGCCGCGCGCCCTCCTGTACGGTGATGCTCAACGATCGGCGAGTGTCAAAGACTCACGCGCGTATTACCGTTGGCTCCTGTATCGAGATTCATGACCTTAATTCCGCCAACGGCGTTCTCGTCGGCAACCATCGCGTCCAGCATGCCACGGTGACCCCCGGAGACGTGATTCTCCTCGGGGACACGCAAATCCAGCTGGTTCAGACGAAGATGCCCGAGTCGACGGGGGAATCGACTGACATTGGTTTCATCAGGTCGCCCCAGGTCATCCCTCACACGAGCGCTCGGACCGTCAAGCTCCCCGAGGCGCCCACGCGTCCCAAGCCCTCGCGTTTCCCGATCATCGGCCTCATCGCGCCGCTGATTATGGGCGTGAGCATGTTCCTCATGACCCGACAGCTGACGAGCCTGTTGTTCGTCGTCCTCAGCCCGGTCATCATGCTCGGCTCGTGGTGGGATCAGCGCAGGCAGGCGAAAACCGAGTTCGCCGAGGCCATGGAACACTTCGAGGATGCCCTGCGCATCACGCACCAGGACCTGGAGGAGAGCCGACGCGAGGACATGGAATCACGCCACGCGCAGTATCCTCCGATCGACCAGGTCATTGCGGGGGCCCTGCGTCGCGACGGTTCATTGTGGATGCGGCGGCCGGAACACCCGGAGTTCCTCAGGTTTCGGCTCGGTCAGGGCACGGACGTCGCGAGGGTCACCATCGAAGGGGCGGATCAGCGCTCTGGGCTTCCGGAGGCCATCGCCAGGGTGCGTGCGCTCGCTGACGAGTATTCCCGGGTCGCACACGTTCCTCTCGTTGCGGATCTTCGGGCCTCCGGCGGCTTGGGCCTGTGCGGCCCGGCTGACATTCTCAGGCAGGCGCGCGGCGCGATTGCGGCGCAGTTGGCGGCGCAGTACTCCCCCGCAGAAGTCATCGTCACGTGCCTGACCTCCGCTGAACGGGTGGATGGCTGGGAGTGGATGAAGTGGCTTCCCCATTCCTCCTCCCCGCACTCCCCCTTCGGCTCCGGCATCCACCTGGCCTCCGACTCCACCTCGGGCAAGGTTGTGCTCTCGCAGCTTGAGGGACTCCTCGAAGCACGCAGCCAAGGGGATCCCAGCGAGGTCTGCGACCGAGGCCCCGACGTTTCTTCCGCACCGAAGGAGGAGGCATCGGGCGAGGATTCAACCAAGGAGTATCCGAATCCCATTCCCGCAGTGGTCGTCTTCGTCGACGACGTGCTGGTGGACCGAGCGCGTCTGAACCGCATTGCTGAGCTCGGCCCCGACAGGGGAATCTATGTCGTGTGGATGGCCCCGACGTTCGCCGAGCTGCCAGCGGCGTGCCGCTCGTTCATCGCCTTCAATGGCGCTCAGGCGTCCATCGGCGATGTCCGGGCCTCGCGCGCGCTCCAGGACGTGTCCGTGGACCGCGTGTCCGACGAGGAGTTGGCTTGCCTAGGCAGGTCGCTCTCGCCTCTCTTTGACGCGGGCGTCCCCGTCGACGACGACTCGGACCTGCCCGGCTCGATCTCCTACGTGGACCTGACGGGCCAGGAACTGGCGGACGATCCCAATGCGCTCATCGAGCGTTGGAGGGCCTCGCACTCGATCATCGACCGCGCTTCCGGGCGCCCACACAAGAAGATCCCCGCCGTTCCTCTGGCCGCCCTCGTTGGCCAGGGCGCGAGCGAACCCATGCAGCTGGACCTGCGCGTGCACGGCCCGCACGCGCTGGTCGGCGGCACCACTGGCGCCGGCAAATCCGAGTTTTTGCAGGCGTGGGTCCTCGGCATGGCTCAATCGGTCTCGCCTGACAGGCTGACTTTCCTGTTCGTCGATTACAAGGGTGGTTCCGCCTTCGAGCAGTGCACGGAGTTGCCGCACACCGTCGGCTTGGTCACCGACCTGTCGCCCTACCTGGTGCGCCGCGCCCTGACCTCACTGCGCGCAGAGCTGCGCTACCGCGAGCGACTGCTGAGCGAGAAACGGGCGAAGGACCTCGTCACCCTGGAGAAGTCCGGGGATCCCGACTGTCCCCCCTCGCTCGTCATCGTTGTCGACGAGTTCGCGGCGCTCGTGAACGAGGTCCCGGAGTTCATCGACGGCGTCGTGGACGTTGCGCAGCGGGGACGGTCCCTCGGCCTCCACCTTATCCTTGCGACGCAGCGCCCCGCTGGTGTCATCAAGGACAACCTCCGTGCGAACACGAACCTGCGCGTCGCCCTGCGTATGGCTGACATCGATGATTCCCAGGACGTGCTCGGCGACCACATGGCCGCCCACTTCCCGCAGAACACGCCCGGCCGTGCCGCTGCGAAAACGGGACCCGGCAGGATTTCGGTGTTCCAGTCGGCCTACCCCGGCGCCCGCACGACCGAGGGTCTCAAGACCACGCAGGTTGACATCGAAGCACTGGGCTTCGGCATGCCTCAACCGTGGAAGACGCCCGAACCCCCCAAGCCTCGCGACGATGTCCCCACTGACATTTCCCGCGTCGTTGGCACGATTCGTGCGGCCGCCGAGAAAGCGCAGATTCGCCCGCCTCGCAAACCGTGGCTGCCCGAACTCGCGCAGACCTACAACCTCGCGCATTTGCCCCAACGCTCCGACGATAAGATCGTCCTCGGAGTCTTGGACGATCCCGAGGAACAGACGCAGGAAGTCGAGTATTTCCGCCCCGATCAGGACGGACATATCGCCTACTACGGGGCGTCGGGTTCCGGAAAGACGACAGCGCTGCGCTCACTCGCGATCGCAGCAAGCATCACGCCTCGCTCCGGTCCCGTCAACGTCTACGCCCTCGACTTCGCTGGCGGCGGCCTCGACATGCTCAAGAAGCTCCCCAACGTCGGCGACGTCATCGTCGGCGACGACGACGAGCGAATCGCGAAGCTCATCACCATGCTCGGCGACATCGTCGAGGAGCGCTCAGTCTCCTACAAGGCGATCAACGCCAACCACTTGACCTCCTACCGCGAGCTGTCGGGGCACAAGGACGAACCCCGATACCTGGTGCTCATCGACGGGATCGCAGCGTTCGCCGAGACGTACCAGCTCACTGGACGCTACGCGGCGATCTGGAGCCGCTTCCAGCAGGTCCTGTCGGATGGGCGCGAAGTCGGCGTTCACTTCGCGGTGTCGGCCGATCGACCGCAGGCCATTCCGAACTCGATCACCGCGTCTTTCCAACGAAAAGTGGTCCTGCGACTGACCGACGAGGACGCCTACCTCTATTTCAATCTTCCACGCGATGTCCTGAGCGCGTCGAGCGCGCCCGGTCGCGCGATGCAGGTGGGTAACCCGAACCTCTTGCAGCTGCCGATCCTGGGCACGAACGTCACAGACTTCGCTCAGGCCAGGGAAATCGAGTCGCTCGCCGGGACCAGGTACATGCGTCAACGCACGCGGCCGGCACCGATCCGTTCCCTGCCGCTCGATATACCGGCGCGCGAGGTCGACCTCACTGTCGATGGACGCCCGGTCATCGGTGTCGAGGCTGGTTCGCTCGCTCCGATGCCGCTGCGCCCTGCGGGCACTGTCGCCATCACCGGCCCCGCCCAGTCGGGCAGGACCAACATGGTCCGGTGGCTGGCCCGCAGCGTCCACCGCGCATTCCCGAACGCGGTCATGCTGCACGCGAGCGCACGCCGCTCCCTGGTGGCGAGGGAACCGCTGTGGGCGGAGACGGCGCAGGGGGCGGACAAGATCGCGTCCATGCTGATCAAGCACGCCCACCTGTTCGAGGAGGAGGCGCCGGACAACACGCCGGGAGTCGTCCTCTTCGTCGAGGGCATCGGAGAGTTCTCCTTCTCCGCGTGCGATCAG
- a CDS encoding FHA domain-containing protein: MSTAGNEHEAIVEESAVVDYCGEIYPIRADQEFLIGREADLCIDDNPFLHRRLVRISCHDGMWWLDNVGSRIAVTVADESGSMQARVGPGARIPLVFDSVVVVFAAGPTTYEFSVTVKGTTFRSYSAPAVDSGEVTVGEARFTPSQYLLILALCEPWLTQAGSGPTDIPRNVEAAARLGWSITRFNRKLDNVADKLDRMGVPGMRGRPGSLATHRRVRLVEYAVAARLVSSADLQLLDEEKQRNRACQAPTGKDRR, encoded by the coding sequence ATGAGCACCGCGGGCAACGAGCACGAGGCGATCGTGGAGGAGTCGGCGGTTGTCGACTACTGCGGCGAGATCTACCCGATCCGCGCGGATCAGGAATTCCTGATCGGACGCGAAGCCGACCTGTGTATCGACGACAATCCGTTCCTGCATCGGCGCCTCGTGCGCATCAGCTGTCACGACGGCATGTGGTGGCTGGATAACGTCGGGTCGCGCATCGCGGTCACCGTCGCCGACGAGTCCGGGTCTATGCAGGCGCGGGTCGGTCCCGGGGCTCGTATCCCGCTTGTGTTCGACTCGGTCGTCGTCGTGTTCGCGGCCGGTCCCACAACCTATGAGTTCTCCGTCACCGTGAAGGGGACGACGTTCCGCAGCTACAGCGCCCCGGCCGTTGACTCCGGCGAAGTCACCGTCGGGGAAGCACGTTTCACGCCGTCACAATATCTGCTGATTCTGGCGCTGTGCGAACCCTGGCTGACGCAGGCTGGGTCGGGTCCCACCGACATTCCTCGTAACGTCGAGGCGGCGGCCCGGCTGGGGTGGTCGATCACCCGTTTCAACCGAAAACTCGACAACGTCGCCGACAAGCTCGATCGGATGGGTGTTCCCGGCATGCGCGGCCGGCCCGGGTCCTTGGCGACGCACCGGCGCGTCCGACTGGTCGAATACGCGGTCGCCGCGCGGCTGGTCTCCAGCGCCGACCTGCAGCTTCTCGACGAAGAGAAACAACGTAACCGCGCCTGCCAAGCGCCCACCGGGAAGGACCGGAGATGA
- a CDS encoding serine/threonine-protein kinase has protein sequence MRRPLDPPAIPNATFVRHLGSGGFADVYLFRQLMPQRDVAVKVLRPDSNAQASAAFDAEVNLMARVSNHPSIVSFYTAGITDDGRHYLVMEYCPPPHLGQRSKEHRIPVSQALDIGVRIAGAVETLHQRGIIHRDVKPMNILFTQFGHPVLTDFGIAAQTGTDEETAGGFSVAWAPPEQQDGTGPFGPTIDVYSLAATVHGILTGHSPFEVPGGDNRELSVLNRVLRSPVPAIGRSDVPAELERILAIAMSKDHKRRYQSAREFALALQHVQSSLRLTPTPFEAMGVEAPTTAYEDDEGDETSAAPIAVFSSHVPTPASSIADEDDRTVTVLTKVDPAPAPASAPAPVAAHAPAAAHASVHAPASASAPASGDASGAEDEERSSKGFGAVVAGFLLVVLLLGGIAFGVWTVLRGEGTTKAPTQSAADAPPLDGLPSANANASVTGLSGTLTPDGVTFTWDSAGAGTTYLYHVEDPKEEHAVRQTKETSVTVPAVPGRTCLSVAVRNSDGRSSNEAIECVETP, from the coding sequence ATGCGACGGCCACTTGACCCCCCAGCGATTCCCAACGCGACGTTCGTCCGGCACCTCGGTTCGGGCGGCTTCGCCGACGTCTACCTGTTCCGCCAGCTGATGCCCCAGCGTGACGTGGCGGTCAAGGTCCTGCGACCGGACTCCAATGCCCAGGCCTCGGCCGCCTTCGACGCGGAAGTCAACCTGATGGCCCGCGTCTCCAACCACCCGTCCATCGTGTCCTTTTACACGGCGGGAATCACGGACGACGGCCGCCACTACCTGGTCATGGAATACTGTCCTCCCCCACACTTGGGCCAGCGCTCCAAAGAGCACCGGATCCCCGTGTCGCAAGCGCTCGACATCGGCGTGCGCATCGCCGGAGCGGTCGAGACACTTCACCAGCGCGGGATCATTCACCGCGACGTGAAGCCCATGAATATCCTGTTCACACAGTTCGGGCACCCCGTCCTCACTGACTTCGGCATCGCCGCGCAGACAGGAACGGACGAGGAAACAGCCGGCGGGTTCTCCGTCGCGTGGGCGCCTCCCGAACAGCAGGACGGGACAGGCCCCTTCGGGCCCACGATCGACGTCTACTCCCTGGCTGCCACCGTGCACGGCATCCTGACGGGCCACTCGCCCTTCGAGGTTCCCGGAGGAGACAACCGCGAACTCTCCGTGCTCAACCGGGTGCTGCGCTCCCCTGTTCCCGCCATCGGTCGAAGCGATGTGCCCGCGGAACTTGAGCGTATCCTCGCGATCGCCATGTCGAAAGACCACAAGCGGCGCTACCAGTCGGCACGCGAATTTGCCCTCGCCCTGCAGCACGTCCAGTCCTCGCTGCGCCTGACCCCCACTCCCTTCGAGGCCATGGGCGTGGAGGCCCCCACCACCGCCTACGAGGACGACGAGGGGGATGAAACCAGCGCCGCGCCGATCGCCGTTTTCTCCTCGCATGTCCCGACCCCGGCCTCGTCCATCGCGGACGAGGACGACCGAACCGTCACCGTCTTGACGAAGGTGGACCCCGCCCCGGCGCCCGCGAGCGCACCCGCGCCCGTCGCTGCGCACGCACCCGCCGCTGCGCACGCCTCTGTGCACGCGCCCGCGAGTGCTTCCGCGCCCGCGTCGGGGGACGCGTCAGGGGCCGAGGACGAGGAACGCTCATCCAAGGGCTTCGGCGCGGTCGTGGCGGGGTTCTTGCTCGTGGTTCTGCTCCTCGGAGGCATCGCCTTCGGCGTGTGGACGGTGCTGCGCGGTGAGGGAACCACGAAGGCTCCCACCCAGTCCGCGGCCGACGCTCCTCCGCTTGACGGGCTTCCGTCGGCCAACGCGAACGCGTCGGTCACCGGCCTGTCGGGGACGCTCACCCCCGATGGCGTGACCTTCACGTGGGACTCGGCGGGGGCGGGAACCACGTACCTGTACCACGTCGAGGACCCCAAGGAAGAGCACGCGGTACGCCAGACGAAAGAAACCTCGGTCACCGTGCCCGCCGTGCCTGGGCGCACGTGTCTGTCCGTCGCTGTGCGCAACTCGGACGGGCGCTCCTCGAACGAGGCCATCGAATGCGTGGAGACGCCATGA